GAACAGACCAAGGTGCAAGCGGCGCTGGACAGGCATATCGCGGACGCGGACCTGATCGTCACCACCGCGTCGGTGCCCGGCAAACGCGCGCCCAGGCTCATCTCCGCCGCGCAGATCGCCGCCATGAAGCCCGGGGCGGTCATCGTCGACCTTGGCGCCGAAAGCGGCGGCAATTGCGAAGGCACGCGGCCGGGCGAAACCGTGGTCGTGGGCCCGGCCACGATACTGGCCCCCCTGAACGTGCCGTCGATGCTGGCGCAGCACGCCAGCGAGCTATATGCCAAGAACCTGCTGAACCTGGTCGAACTGATCGTCCAGGACGGCGTGATCCGGCTCGATTTCGATGACGAGATCGTCGCCGGCACCGTGCTGACCCATGACGGACAGGTGCGCGACGCCGCCGTCCAGGCCCTGCTGACCAAGGACGAGCCCAGGGAGATGACCGCATGACTTCCGCCACCACGCCTGGCGTGCTCATCGCGCTATATATCTTCATGCTGGCAGCCTTTACGGGCTACGAGGTGATCAGCCGGGTCCCCGCCATCCTCCACACACCGCTGATGTCGGGATCGAACTTCATACATGGCATCGTCGTGGTGGGCGCGCTGCACGCCCTGCTGACCGCGACGTCGGCCACGGCCCAGGCCGTCGGCTTCATCGGCGTCGTGCTGGGCGCGGCCAACGCCGCCGGCGGCTACG
This genomic interval from Bordetella genomosp. 8 contains the following:
- a CDS encoding NAD(P) transhydrogenase subunit alpha, translated to MTSATTPGVLIALYIFMLAAFTGYEVISRVPAILHTPLMSGSNFIHGIVVVGALHALLTATSATAQAVGFIGVVLGAANAAGGYVVTDRMLAMFRASGPKKD